In the Acidovorax sp. A79 genome, one interval contains:
- a CDS encoding tartrate dehydrogenase, translating into MTTYQIATIPGDGIGKEVIPAGQRVLEALSAQHPGLQFAFENFGWGGDWYRAHGAMMPADGLDALRGKDAILFGSAGDPDIPDHITLWGLRLKICQGFDQYANLRPTRILPGIDAPLKRCTPQDLDWVIVRENSEGEYSGVGGRVHQGHPIEAATDVSIMTRVGVERILRFAFRLAQSRPRKQLTVITKSNAQRHAMVMWDEIAAQVATEFPDVQWDKELVDAATARMVNRPATLDTIVATNLHADILSDLAAALAGSLGIAPTGNIDPERRYPSMFEPIHGSAFDIMGKGLANPIGTFWSVVMLLEHLGEAEAARAVMQAIEQVTANPALHTRDLGGTATTAQVTDAVCALISSAPAARKAA; encoded by the coding sequence ATGACCACCTACCAAATCGCCACCATTCCCGGAGACGGCATCGGCAAGGAAGTGATTCCCGCAGGCCAGCGCGTGCTGGAAGCCCTGTCCGCCCAGCACCCCGGCCTGCAGTTCGCGTTCGAGAATTTCGGCTGGGGCGGCGACTGGTACCGCGCCCACGGCGCGATGATGCCGGCCGATGGCCTGGACGCCCTGCGCGGCAAGGACGCCATCCTGTTCGGTTCGGCCGGCGACCCGGACATCCCCGACCACATCACGCTGTGGGGCCTGCGCCTGAAGATCTGCCAGGGGTTCGACCAGTACGCCAACCTGCGGCCCACGCGCATCCTGCCGGGCATCGACGCGCCGCTCAAGCGCTGCACACCCCAGGACCTGGACTGGGTCATCGTGCGCGAAAACTCCGAGGGCGAATACTCCGGCGTGGGCGGCCGCGTGCACCAGGGCCACCCCATCGAGGCCGCCACCGATGTCTCCATCATGACCCGCGTGGGCGTGGAGCGCATCCTGCGCTTTGCCTTCCGCCTGGCCCAATCGCGCCCCCGCAAGCAACTCACCGTCATCACCAAGAGCAACGCGCAGCGCCATGCCATGGTGATGTGGGACGAGATCGCCGCGCAGGTGGCTACCGAGTTCCCCGATGTGCAATGGGACAAGGAACTGGTGGACGCCGCCACGGCCCGCATGGTCAACCGCCCCGCCACGCTGGACACCATCGTCGCGACCAACCTGCACGCCGACATCCTCTCGGACCTGGCCGCGGCGCTGGCCGGCAGCCTGGGCATCGCGCCCACCGGCAACATCGACCCCGAGCGCCGCTACCCCAGCATGTTCGAGCCCATCCACGGCTCGGCCTTCGACATCATGGGCAAGGGCCTGGCCAACCCCATCGGCACCTTCTGGTCGGTGGTGATGCTGCTGGAGCACCTGGGCGAGGCCGAGGCGGCCCGCGCCGTGATGCAGGCCATCGAGCAGGTCACCGCCAACCCCGCCCTGCACACCCGCGACCTGGGCGGCACGGCCACCACGGCGCAGGTGACCGATGCCGTGTGCGCGCTCATCAGCAGCGCACCGGCCGCGCGCAAAGCCGCCTGA
- a CDS encoding tripartite tricarboxylate transporter substrate binding protein: MALAAVAAAACLLPGTKAHAQAPAWPAKPVTIVVPFAAGGTTDVLARALGEKLGVALGQPVIVENRGGAGATIGADYVAKAPADGHTLLMGAVHHTIATSVYKKLGYDFQKSFAPITTVALVPNVLAVAAATPARDVKELVALVKAAPDKFSYGSNGAGTAQHLIGTQFATAIGQPLLHVPYKGSGPLTTDLLGGQVSMSFDTVTPVLPHIKAGKLRALAVTTARRSSALPDVPTLQESGFAGFDIGTWFGVLAPVRTPPEVVERLNAEMVKVIQSADFRKRMLDIGAEPVGNTPAQMAQQIASDTARFARLVADHRISAE; encoded by the coding sequence ATGGCCCTGGCGGCGGTCGCCGCAGCCGCCTGCCTGCTGCCCGGCACAAAGGCCCATGCACAGGCCCCGGCCTGGCCCGCCAAGCCCGTCACCATCGTCGTGCCGTTCGCGGCCGGGGGCACCACCGACGTGCTGGCGCGCGCACTGGGCGAAAAGCTGGGCGTGGCACTGGGCCAGCCGGTCATCGTGGAAAACCGGGGCGGCGCGGGCGCCACCATTGGCGCCGACTACGTGGCCAAGGCACCTGCCGACGGCCACACGCTGCTGATGGGCGCGGTGCACCACACCATCGCCACCAGCGTGTACAAGAAGCTCGGCTACGACTTCCAGAAGAGCTTCGCGCCTATCACCACCGTCGCACTGGTGCCCAACGTGCTCGCCGTGGCCGCCGCCACGCCCGCCAGGGACGTGAAGGAACTCGTGGCCCTGGTAAAGGCCGCGCCCGACAAGTTCTCGTACGGATCCAACGGCGCGGGCACCGCGCAGCACCTGATCGGCACGCAGTTCGCCACGGCCATCGGCCAGCCGCTGCTGCACGTGCCCTACAAGGGCAGCGGGCCATTGACCACCGACCTGCTGGGCGGCCAGGTATCGATGTCGTTCGACACCGTGACGCCCGTGCTGCCGCACATCAAGGCCGGCAAGCTGCGCGCGCTGGCCGTGACCACGGCCAGGCGGTCGTCCGCGCTGCCCGACGTGCCCACCCTGCAGGAGAGCGGCTTCGCGGGCTTCGACATCGGCACCTGGTTCGGCGTGCTCGCGCCCGTGCGCACGCCGCCCGAGGTCGTGGAACGGCTCAACGCCGAAATGGTCAAGGTGATCCAGTCGGCCGACTTCAGGAAGCGCATGCTGGACATCGGCGCCGAGCCCGTCGGCAACACCCCGGCGCAGATGGCCCAGCAGATCGCCAGCGACACGGCGCGTTTTGCCAGGCTGGTGGCGGACCACCGGATCTCTGCGGAATGA
- a CDS encoding methionine ABC transporter permease: MFDNFTPAMLDLFASSLWETLVMVGISGLVGGLLGVPLGVFLRLTDQGGVLENGPVNKLVGWLVNAVRSTPFIILLVAIIPFTRFITGSSIGTAAAVVPLTIAAAPFVARLVEAALREVDHGLVEAAQAMGATTSQIVWKVLLPEALPGIVAGLTITFVSLTGYSAMAGAIGGGGLGDLGIRYGYQRFLPEIMLAVVLVLIFFVQAVQSLGDWAVRRLSHR; the protein is encoded by the coding sequence ATGTTCGACAACTTCACCCCGGCCATGCTGGACCTCTTCGCATCGTCGCTGTGGGAAACGCTGGTCATGGTCGGCATCTCCGGCCTGGTCGGCGGCCTGCTGGGCGTGCCGCTGGGCGTGTTCCTGCGCCTCACCGACCAGGGCGGCGTGCTCGAAAACGGGCCCGTCAACAAGCTCGTGGGCTGGCTGGTCAACGCCGTGCGCTCCACGCCCTTCATCATCCTGCTCGTGGCCATCATCCCGTTCACGCGCTTCATCACCGGCTCGTCCATCGGCACGGCCGCGGCCGTGGTGCCGCTGACCATCGCCGCCGCCCCGTTCGTGGCGCGCCTGGTGGAGGCCGCGCTGCGCGAGGTGGACCACGGCCTCGTGGAAGCCGCCCAGGCCATGGGCGCGACCACCAGCCAGATCGTGTGGAAGGTGCTGCTGCCCGAGGCGCTGCCCGGCATCGTGGCGGGCCTGACCATCACCTTCGTGAGCCTCACGGGCTACTCGGCCATGGCCGGCGCCATCGGCGGCGGCGGCCTGGGTGACCTGGGCATCCGCTACGGCTACCAGCGCTTCCTGCCCGAGATCATGCTGGCCGTGGTGCTGGTGCTGATCTTCTTCGTGCAGGCCGTGCAGAGCCTGGGCGACTGGGCGGTGCGCAGGCTCAGCCACCGCTGA
- a CDS encoding methionine ABC transporter ATP-binding protein, with protein MIDLRGITQTYQGSQGPVEALKGIDLHITPGEVFGIIGKSGAGKSSLVRVINLLNRPTTGQVIVNGRDLTQLGDAQLRDARREIGMVFQHFNLLSSRTVFDNAALPLELAGMDKAAIRERVNPLLDLVGLSALAQRYPAQISGGQKQRVGIARALASRPKVLLSDEATSALDPETTRSILDLLRQVNRELGLTVVLITHQMQVIKQVADRVAVIEAGRIVEQGRVLDVFTRPQQPITKSLIDEILPQELPASVLGHVRTLAVQLAATAPDRTGRLLRLSYAGDSAYQPILSQLIRQFGVDMSILHGQVDEIQDETFGSLAVYASGEADRLRGAVAHLRASGVAVEEVAVPA; from the coding sequence ATGATCGACTTACGGGGTATCACCCAAACCTACCAGGGCTCACAAGGCCCGGTCGAGGCTCTCAAGGGCATCGACCTTCACATCACGCCGGGCGAAGTGTTCGGCATCATCGGCAAGAGCGGTGCGGGCAAGAGCTCGCTGGTGCGCGTCATCAACCTGCTCAACCGCCCCACCACGGGCCAGGTCATCGTCAATGGCCGCGACCTGACCCAGCTGGGCGATGCCCAGCTGCGCGATGCCCGCCGCGAGATCGGCATGGTCTTCCAGCATTTCAACCTGCTGTCCTCGCGCACGGTGTTCGACAACGCGGCCCTGCCGCTGGAACTGGCGGGCATGGACAAGGCCGCCATCCGCGAACGCGTGAACCCGCTACTGGACCTGGTGGGCCTGTCGGCCCTGGCCCAACGCTACCCGGCGCAGATCAGTGGCGGCCAGAAGCAGCGCGTGGGCATTGCGCGCGCGCTGGCCAGCCGACCCAAGGTGCTGCTCTCGGATGAAGCCACGTCCGCGCTCGACCCCGAGACCACGCGCTCCATCCTCGACCTGCTGCGCCAGGTGAACCGGGAGCTGGGCCTCACGGTGGTGCTCATCACGCACCAGATGCAGGTCATCAAGCAGGTGGCCGACCGCGTGGCCGTGATCGAGGCCGGCCGCATCGTGGAGCAGGGCCGCGTGCTGGATGTCTTCACGCGCCCGCAGCAACCCATCACCAAGAGCCTGATCGACGAGATCCTGCCGCAGGAGCTGCCCGCCAGCGTGCTCGGCCATGTGCGCACGCTCGCAGTTCAGCTCGCTGCCACGGCACCGGACCGCACGGGCCGGCTGCTGCGCCTGTCGTATGCGGGTGACAGCGCGTACCAGCCCATCCTGTCGCAGCTCATCCGCCAGTTCGGCGTGGACATGAGCATCCTGCACGGCCAGGTGGACGAGATCCAGGACGAGACCTTCGGCTCGCTGGCCGTCTATGCCAGCGGCGAGGCCGACCGCCTGCGTGGCGCCGTGGCGCACCTGCGCGCCAGTGGCGTCGCCGTCGAAGAAGTGGCCGTACCGGCTTGA
- a CDS encoding helix-turn-helix transcriptional regulator: MQEPDVIRSLAALAQEVRLRVFRALVVAGQDGLTPGALSEQLGIAPNTLSFHLKELTHAGLVSQERQGRNLIYRASFATMNELLAYLTENCCQGAACLPGTATAACDC; this comes from the coding sequence ATGCAAGAACCCGACGTCATCCGATCCCTCGCCGCCCTGGCCCAGGAAGTGCGCCTGCGCGTGTTCCGCGCGCTGGTGGTGGCCGGCCAGGACGGGCTCACGCCCGGGGCGCTGTCCGAACAGCTGGGCATTGCGCCCAACACGCTGTCGTTCCACCTCAAGGAGCTGACCCACGCGGGCCTGGTGAGCCAGGAGCGCCAGGGCCGCAACCTGATCTACCGCGCATCGTTTGCCACCATGAACGAGCTGCTGGCCTACCTGACCGAGAACTGCTGCCAGGGCGCCGCCTGCCTGCCCGGCACCGCCACCGCCGCCTGCGATTGCTGA
- a CDS encoding ArsI/CadI family heavy metal resistance metalloenzyme — protein MKRFHVHLHVDDLAKSIAFYSRLFAAAPARVEADYAKWMLEDPRVNFAISTRGDKPGVDHLGFQVDEAGELAELKARAQGADMALLDEGATTCCYARSDKHWITDPQGVAWEHFHTLVNIPVFNEAAAQPAQAACCPTGAPSIPEPGRAACCGPTATNPNKCC, from the coding sequence ATGAAGCGATTCCACGTCCACCTGCATGTCGATGACCTCGCCAAGAGCATCGCGTTCTATTCCCGGCTGTTCGCGGCCGCCCCCGCGCGCGTGGAGGCCGACTACGCCAAATGGATGCTCGAAGACCCGCGCGTGAACTTCGCCATCTCCACCCGCGGCGACAAGCCCGGCGTGGACCACCTGGGTTTCCAGGTGGACGAGGCCGGCGAACTGGCCGAGCTGAAGGCGCGCGCCCAGGGCGCCGACATGGCCCTGCTGGACGAAGGCGCCACCACCTGCTGCTATGCCCGCAGCGACAAGCACTGGATCACCGACCCGCAGGGCGTGGCGTGGGAACACTTCCACACGCTGGTCAACATTCCCGTGTTCAACGAAGCCGCGGCCCAGCCCGCCCAGGCCGCCTGCTGCCCCACGGGCGCGCCCTCAATCCCCGAGCCGGGCCGCGCCGCCTGCTGCGGCCCCACGGCCACCAACCCCAACAAGTGCTGCTGA
- the arsB gene encoding ACR3 family arsenite efflux transporter, giving the protein MHPKNPSQSAPAAGMAVFERYLTVWVLLCIVAGIALGQWLPGAARAVGALEVARVNLPVGLLIWVMIIPMLLKVDFGALAGVRQHLRGIGVTLFVNWLVKPFSMALLGWLFIRHWFAPWLPAEQIDSYIAGLILLAAAPCTAMVFVWSRLTGGDPLFTLSQVALNDSIMVVAFAPLVGFLLGLSAIAVPWDTLLASVVLYILIPVAIAQWLRRRLLRRGEAAFQAAMARTGPWSIAALLATLVLLFAFQGEAILRQPLVIALLAVPILIQVLFNSALAYGLNRAVGEKHSIACPSALIGASNFFELAVAAAISLFGLHSGAALATVVGVLVEVPVMLLVVHAVNRSKGWYEAGI; this is encoded by the coding sequence ATGCACCCCAAAAACCCTTCACAGTCCGCCCCGGCCGCCGGCATGGCGGTGTTCGAGCGCTACCTCACCGTGTGGGTGCTGCTGTGCATCGTGGCGGGCATTGCGCTCGGCCAATGGCTGCCGGGCGCGGCCCGCGCGGTGGGCGCGCTGGAGGTGGCGCGTGTCAACCTGCCGGTGGGCCTGCTCATCTGGGTGATGATCATCCCCATGCTGCTGAAGGTGGACTTCGGCGCGCTGGCCGGGGTGCGCCAGCACCTGCGGGGCATTGGCGTGACGCTGTTCGTCAACTGGCTGGTCAAGCCGTTTTCGATGGCCCTGCTGGGCTGGCTGTTCATCCGCCACTGGTTTGCCCCCTGGCTGCCCGCCGAGCAGATCGACAGCTACATCGCCGGGCTGATCCTGCTGGCGGCCGCGCCCTGCACGGCCATGGTGTTCGTGTGGAGCCGGCTCACGGGCGGAGACCCGCTGTTCACGCTGTCGCAGGTGGCGCTCAACGACAGCATCATGGTCGTGGCGTTCGCGCCGCTGGTGGGCTTTTTGCTGGGCCTGTCGGCCATTGCCGTGCCGTGGGACACGCTGCTTGCCTCGGTGGTGCTGTACATCCTGATCCCGGTGGCGATCGCGCAGTGGCTGCGCAGGCGGCTTCTGCGCCGGGGCGAAGCGGCCTTCCAGGCAGCCATGGCGCGCACCGGCCCGTGGTCCATCGCCGCGCTGCTGGCCACCCTCGTGCTGCTGTTCGCGTTCCAGGGCGAGGCCATCCTGCGGCAGCCCCTGGTGATCGCCCTGCTGGCCGTGCCGATCCTGATCCAGGTGCTGTTCAACTCCGCGCTGGCCTACGGCCTGAACCGCGCCGTGGGCGAAAAACACAGCATCGCCTGCCCGTCGGCGCTGATCGGCGCATCCAACTTCTTCGAGCTGGCCGTGGCCGCCGCCATCAGCCTGTTCGGACTGCACTCGGGCGCGGCGCTGGCCACCGTGGTGGGTGTCCTGGTCGAAGTGCCGGTGATGCTGCTGGTGGTGCACGCCGTCAACCGCAGCAAGGGCTGGTATGAAGCCGGTATCTGA
- a CDS encoding PAS domain-containing sensor histidine kinase: MNDSPPATVLPFPRAEGAMSEKVRRYDWAGSALGPMQAWPATLRYCVEALLASRFPSCLVWGAQFTTIYNDAFRLILGNKPEALGRSFKDVWSEAWPTIGPIAERAYAGEATFIEDFPLEVNRYGHPEQAYFTFCYSPVRDEHGAVVGMLDTVIETTSKFNALRQWRDVAASLEQQVAQRTADRNRLWQLSDDVLLVARLDGTITAVNPAWTATLGWSEAETVGHPLAAFAHGHDMAQVQDEMALLATEPTRRQITARYRHRDGGERWIAWTAVPSEGFIQAVGRDTTEEHLRKEALSNAEELLRQSQKMEAVGQLTGGIAHDFNNMLQGIVLPLQLIRQRIAQGRHDEVGRYIESGLAAAKRAASLTQRLLAFSRRQPLDSRPVDLVSSLGGLESMLKTTCGENIALQLHLPQDLWPALTDAHQFESAVVNLAINARDAMPGGGALYIAADNVHADAATAQATPGLEPGDYVRVTVRDTGTGMTGDVIARAFDPFFTTKPLGQGTGLGLSMIYGFMRQSGGLAVLDSAVGLGTSVALYFMRSQHEAMAELPEPVANLSSARRPDSTLVVEDDDTVRTLAVELLRDMGFHVMEAATGSAAMALLSGAVHFDLLVSDVGLPGPNGRQVADYAREKFPSIKVILMTGYAEQAAMTPQFLGAQMELLVKPFDAQTLVGKVNAVMGHGPRDA, encoded by the coding sequence ATGAACGATTCCCCGCCCGCCACCGTGCTGCCATTTCCCCGCGCCGAGGGCGCCATGAGCGAGAAGGTGCGCCGCTACGACTGGGCGGGCAGCGCGCTGGGGCCCATGCAGGCATGGCCCGCCACGCTGCGCTACTGCGTCGAGGCCCTGCTCGCGTCGCGCTTTCCGTCATGCCTGGTCTGGGGGGCGCAGTTCACCACCATCTACAACGATGCGTTCCGCCTGATACTGGGCAACAAGCCCGAGGCGCTCGGGCGCTCGTTCAAGGATGTGTGGAGCGAGGCCTGGCCCACCATCGGTCCCATCGCCGAGCGCGCCTATGCCGGCGAAGCCACGTTCATCGAGGATTTCCCGCTGGAGGTGAACCGCTACGGCCACCCCGAGCAGGCCTATTTCACGTTCTGCTACAGCCCGGTGCGCGACGAGCACGGCGCGGTGGTGGGCATGCTGGACACCGTGATCGAGACCACCAGCAAGTTCAACGCGCTGCGCCAGTGGCGCGATGTGGCGGCGTCGTTGGAGCAGCAGGTGGCGCAGCGCACGGCCGACCGCAACCGGCTGTGGCAGCTCTCGGACGACGTGCTGCTGGTGGCCCGCCTGGACGGCACCATCACCGCCGTGAATCCCGCCTGGACCGCGACGCTGGGCTGGTCGGAGGCCGAGACCGTGGGCCATCCGCTGGCGGCCTTTGCCCATGGGCACGACATGGCGCAGGTGCAGGACGAAATGGCCCTGCTGGCCACCGAGCCCACGCGCCGCCAGATCACCGCGCGCTACCGCCATCGCGACGGCGGCGAGCGGTGGATCGCCTGGACCGCCGTGCCCAGCGAGGGCTTCATCCAGGCCGTGGGCCGCGACACCACCGAGGAGCACCTGCGCAAGGAGGCGCTCAGCAACGCCGAGGAGCTTTTGCGCCAGAGCCAGAAGATGGAGGCCGTGGGCCAGCTCACCGGCGGCATCGCCCACGACTTCAACAACATGCTGCAGGGCATCGTGCTGCCGCTGCAGCTCATCCGGCAGCGCATTGCCCAGGGGCGCCATGACGAGGTGGGGCGCTACATCGAGTCGGGCCTGGCGGCGGCCAAGCGGGCGGCGTCGCTCACGCAGCGCCTGCTGGCGTTCTCGCGCCGCCAGCCGCTGGATTCCCGGCCCGTGGACCTGGTGTCCTCGCTGGGCGGGCTGGAGTCCATGCTCAAGACGACGTGCGGCGAGAACATCGCGCTGCAACTGCACCTGCCGCAGGACCTGTGGCCCGCGCTGACCGATGCCCACCAGTTTGAGAGCGCGGTGGTCAACCTGGCGATCAATGCGCGCGATGCCATGCCGGGCGGCGGTGCGCTGTACATCGCGGCCGACAACGTGCATGCCGACGCCGCCACCGCGCAGGCCACGCCGGGGCTGGAGCCGGGAGACTACGTGCGCGTGACGGTGCGGGACACGGGCACCGGCATGACGGGCGATGTGATCGCGCGCGCCTTCGATCCGTTCTTCACCACCAAGCCGCTGGGGCAGGGCACGGGGCTGGGGCTGTCGATGATCTACGGCTTCATGCGCCAGTCCGGCGGCCTTGCGGTGCTGGACAGCGCCGTGGGGCTGGGCACCAGCGTGGCGCTGTATTTCATGCGGTCGCAGCACGAGGCGATGGCCGAGCTGCCCGAGCCGGTGGCCAATCTCTCCAGCGCGCGCCGCCCCGATTCCACCCTGGTGGTGGAAGACGACGACACGGTGCGCACGCTGGCCGTGGAACTGCTGCGCGACATGGGTTTCCATGTGATGGAGGCCGCCACCGGCAGCGCCGCCATGGCCCTGCTCTCGGGGGCGGTGCACTTTGACCTGCTGGTGTCCGACGTGGGCCTGCCCGGCCCCAACGGCCGCCAGGTGGCCGACTATGCGCGCGAGAAGTTTCCGTCCATCAAGGTCATCCTGATGACGGGCTATGCCGAGCAGGCGGCCATGACGCCGCAGTTCCTCGGCGCGCAAATGGAGCTGCTGGTCAAGCCCTTCGATGCCCAGACCCTGGTGGGCAAGGTCAACGCGGTGATGGGGCACGGTCCACGAGACGCCTGA
- a CDS encoding MFS transporter, translating into MTSSSTMLRLISLAAFCSMASMRVCDPMLVSLSHEFHVTTGDASAVVAAFAVAYGVLQLVYGPLGDRLGKLQVIIGATSACAVFSAATALAPSFTVLVVARAAMGAAAAGIIPLSMAWIGDEVDYGQRQETLARLMVATVTGMMAGQWFGGFATETLGWRGAFAVLSVLFMTAAVLLLRRLRAGGAAAAHPAGAQEPGAGFSLAAYLASTRNLLRMPRVRWVLAVVSIEGALAFGTLAFVPARLVDGFGLSASAAGGAMVLYGVGGLLYSMFARRWLAALGEQGLALAGASLIASGLLLLAWAPWVAWAVLGCFLAGIGFYMLHNTLQVQATQMAPQARGTAVTLFACLLFLGQSLGVLAVAFSVDRGWLPPVFSVAALGIFVLGFLVSRRVQRRGAVAGA; encoded by the coding sequence ATGACCTCTTCTTCGACGATGCTGCGGCTGATCAGCCTGGCAGCTTTCTGCAGCATGGCGTCCATGCGTGTGTGCGACCCCATGCTGGTGTCCCTGTCCCATGAGTTCCATGTCACCACGGGCGATGCCTCCGCCGTGGTGGCGGCCTTCGCGGTGGCCTATGGCGTGCTGCAACTCGTCTACGGACCGCTGGGGGACCGGCTGGGCAAGCTGCAGGTGATCATTGGCGCCACGTCAGCCTGCGCGGTGTTCAGCGCGGCCACCGCGCTGGCGCCCAGCTTCACCGTGCTGGTGGTCGCGCGTGCGGCCATGGGGGCGGCGGCGGCGGGGATCATTCCGCTGTCCATGGCCTGGATCGGTGACGAGGTGGACTATGGGCAGCGGCAGGAGACGCTGGCGCGCCTCATGGTGGCCACCGTCACGGGGATGATGGCCGGCCAGTGGTTTGGCGGCTTTGCCACCGAAACCCTGGGCTGGCGTGGCGCGTTCGCCGTGCTCTCGGTGCTGTTCATGACGGCGGCGGTGCTGCTGCTGCGCCGCCTGCGGGCCGGCGGGGCCGCAGCGGCGCACCCCGCGGGCGCGCAGGAGCCTGGGGCCGGGTTTTCGCTGGCGGCCTACCTGGCCAGCACCCGGAACCTGCTGCGCATGCCGCGCGTGCGCTGGGTGCTCGCTGTGGTGTCCATCGAGGGGGCGCTGGCCTTTGGCACGCTGGCCTTCGTGCCCGCGCGCCTGGTCGACGGTTTCGGCCTGTCGGCCTCGGCGGCTGGCGGCGCGATGGTGCTCTATGGCGTGGGCGGGCTCCTCTACAGCATGTTCGCCCGCCGGTGGCTGGCCGCGCTCGGCGAACAGGGGCTGGCGCTTGCCGGGGCCTCCCTGATCGCCAGCGGCCTGCTGCTGCTGGCCTGGGCTCCGTGGGTGGCGTGGGCGGTGCTCGGGTGTTTCCTGGCGGGCATCGGTTTCTACATGCTGCACAACACTCTGCAGGTGCAGGCCACGCAGATGGCGCCGCAGGCGCGCGGCACGGCGGTCACGCTGTTTGCGTGCCTGCTGTTCCTGGGCCAGTCCCTCGGGGTGCTCGCCGTGGCGTTCAGCGTGGACCGGGGATGGCTGCCGCCCGTGTTCTCGGTGGCGGCGCTGGGGATCTTCGTGCTGGGTTTCCTGGTGTCGCGCCGGGTGCAGCGGCGCGGCGCCGTCGCGGGCGCCTGA
- a CDS encoding ABC transporter substrate-binding protein yields MLRRQFHHLLTASVAASSFLSPVLTHAQQRVLLRAGDQKGGLQALLDAAGELKNLPYDIKWSEFPAAAPLAEALNANAVDFGPIGDAPLLFTLAAGSRVKAFAASRSDAYGTAVLVAPHSPLRTAADLKGKSIATNRGSIGHFVTLKVLESAGLKADDVQLRFIPPPDAKLALTQGSVDAWATWEPYTALAETSGHARVLVSGRGLWTGLSFLAATDAALAEKRAVLQDFKERVARAQVWSYQNAKPFGQSLARIIGIPADAAQLQFERRATRWQDIDAQVLADQQKTADFYLAAGLIKQRLDVRGTFDTSFNLAKG; encoded by the coding sequence ATGCTGCGCCGCCAATTCCACCATCTGCTGACCGCTTCCGTTGCCGCCAGTTCGTTCCTCTCGCCCGTGCTCACCCATGCCCAGCAGCGCGTGTTGCTGCGTGCGGGCGACCAGAAGGGCGGGCTGCAGGCGCTGCTCGACGCTGCGGGCGAGCTGAAGAACCTGCCCTACGACATCAAGTGGAGCGAGTTCCCGGCCGCAGCGCCACTGGCCGAGGCGCTCAACGCCAACGCCGTGGACTTCGGGCCTATCGGCGATGCGCCGCTGCTGTTCACCCTGGCGGCGGGCAGCCGGGTCAAGGCCTTTGCGGCCAGCCGGTCGGACGCGTACGGCACCGCCGTGCTGGTGGCGCCCCACTCGCCGCTCAGGACGGCGGCCGACCTCAAGGGCAAGAGCATTGCCACCAACCGCGGCTCCATCGGCCACTTCGTCACGCTCAAGGTGCTCGAATCCGCCGGGCTCAAGGCCGACGACGTGCAACTGCGCTTCATCCCGCCGCCCGACGCCAAGCTCGCGCTCACGCAGGGCTCGGTGGACGCCTGGGCCACGTGGGAGCCCTACACCGCGCTGGCCGAAACCAGCGGCCATGCGCGCGTGCTGGTCAGCGGGCGGGGTTTGTGGACGGGCCTGTCCTTCCTGGCCGCCACCGACGCGGCGCTGGCCGAAAAGCGCGCGGTGCTGCAGGACTTCAAGGAGCGCGTGGCGCGCGCCCAGGTGTGGTCCTACCAGAACGCCAAGCCGTTCGGCCAGTCGCTCGCCCGCATCATCGGCATCCCGGCCGACGCCGCGCAACTGCAGTTCGAGCGCCGCGCCACGCGCTGGCAGGACATCGACGCCCAGGTGCTGGCGGACCAGCAGAAGACGGCCGACTTCTACCTGGCGGCCGGGCTCATCAAGCAGCGGCTGGATGTGCGGGGCACCTTCGACACCAGCTTCAACCTGGCCAAGGGCTGA